One segment of Daphnia magna isolate NIES linkage group LG2, ASM2063170v1.1, whole genome shotgun sequence DNA contains the following:
- the LOC123469909 gene encoding uncharacterized protein LOC123469909, whose amino-acid sequence MAASVSSRQKRRRIQQILVNGSAFYQEDAEQYSSANQSVTGASESNSDQSDILHNNSLQDYCIAEVVDSDMNHSDTEPDSDSDDEIYVDCEEETETCYEVEEDDTFFDCEEHNINTCEFRESLASWAVQCQIPQSHVDKLLVLLKSFSDFDTSNLPKSCRTLLKTIRRTATKVVGPGHYYHCGVEKGILSTLQRMQVKRIPSKRIKLLINVDGVPIAKSSGIYHGPSKPSDANVFLADFTTEILDLLEKGILYNGEAPLRTDATFRSQRQDEHHTGRSILEQLPIDMVATFPLDYMHLCCLGVMRKLLWQWIKGPLSCRLSQTQKNTISSFLIFLASYIPSEFSRKSRSLAELARWKATELREFLLYTGPIVLKNVLPKRLYEHFLLFHVAVKLLVAQHFCKEFNDYAKQLLVLFVTEAKEIYGKEFLSYNVHNLIHLADDVRHFGNLDSFSAFAFENYLQDIKHLLRKHNQPLAQVIRRLDEIQLNLVPRINCAVSPFVLKKKHTQGPMINGCRGVQFKFLQCHSWTFRTDNDADCCAILQDQTIVKLPIY is encoded by the exons TACCAGGAAGATGCCGAGCAATATTCCTCTGCTAACCAAAGTGTGACTGGTGCCAGTGAATCAAACAGTGATCAAAGTGATATATTACATAACAACTCATTACAAGATTATTGCATTGCAGAAGTTGTCGACAGTGACATGAATCATAGTGATACAGAACCTGACAGTGACAGCGATGATGAAATTTATGTAGACTGTGAAGAAGAAACTGAAACGTGTTATGAAGTGGAGGAAGATGACACATTTTTCGACTGTGAGGAACACAATATTAACACATGTGAGTTTCGTGAAAGTCTTGCCTCTTGGGCTGTTCAGTGCCAGATTCCGCAATCGCATGTAGACAAATTACTTGTGCTCCTGAAATCATTCTCAGACTTTGACACATCCAACCTTCCTAAAAGTTGTCGAACACTTCTGAAAACTATTCGTCGCACTGCAACAAAAGTAGTTGGCCCAGGACACTACTATCACTGTGGTGTTGAAAAAGGAATCCTGTCAACTCTTCAAAGAATGCAAGTGAAACGCATTCCTTCTAAACGTATCAAATTGCTGATAAATGTTGACGGTGTGCCCATAGCTAAAAGTTCCG GTATCTATCATGGGCCTTCCAAGCCATCTGATGCAAATGTTTTCCTTGCTGATTTCACAACAGAAATATTAGATTTGCTTGAAAAAGGCATATTGTATAACGGTGAG GCCCCATTGCGTACCGATGCAACTTTTCGAAGTCAACGACAAGACGAGCATCACACAGGTCGGTCAATTTTAGAGCAGTTGCCAATTGATATGGTGGCCACCTTTCCCCTAGATTACATGCACCTTTGCTGTTTGGGGGTCATGCGTAAATTGTTGTGGCAATGGATAAAAGGTCCTCTTTCGTGTAGATTAAGCCAAACTCAGAAAAACACAATCTCGagctttttaatttttttggcaAGTTACATTCCTTCAGAATTCAGTCGTAAATCGCGGTCGTTAGCAGAATTAGCAAGGTGGAAAGCCACCGAACTAAGAGAATTTTTATTGTATACTGGTCCGATTGTATTGAAAAATGTGCTACCAAAACGCCTTTACGaacatttccttctttttcatgtTGCGGTCAAACTTTTGGTAGCACAACATTTCTGCAAAGAGTTTAACGACTACGCCAAACAGTTGCTTGTGTTGTTCGTGACGGAggcaaaagaaatttacggCAAAGAATTTCTCAGCTACAACGTTCATAATTTAATTCACTTGGCAGACGATGTACGTCACTTTGGCAATCTTGATTCTTTCAGCGCTTTTGCTTTCGAAAATTATCTGCAGGACATTAAACATCTTTTGCGAAAACATAATCAACCCTTAGCCCAAGTTATCCGAAGACTTGATGAGATCCAGTTAAATCTAGTACCACGGATAAATTGTGCTGTCTCACCTTtcgtattgaaaaagaaacacactCAAGGGCCGATGATAAATGGCTGTCGTGGCGTTCAGTTCAAGTTTCTCCAATGTCACTCATGGACTTTTCGTACAGATAACGATGCAGATTGTTGCGCAATTCTTCAGGACCAAACGATTGTAAAATTGCCAATTTATTGA